In Agrobacterium sp. RAC06, a single window of DNA contains:
- a CDS encoding FGGY family pentulose kinase translates to MREHLLAVDVGTGSARAGVFDLSGRQLARCVVPISVHQPLPKHMEQDSEEIWAAVCSAVKSALAESGISADEILALGFDATCSLVVRDRDGRPLSVSETRSPNLDTILWMDHRALEETEYCNAIADPLLERFGGRLSVEMQIPKLLWLKRHRADLWAESAQIFDLCDFLTWRATGSEKRSHSALASKWGYMPEAPGGPPIDYYRKVGLGDVMERAGLPPLSERPGQAIGCLSRTSAAELGLDEQCLVAAGLIDAYAGTIGLFAAGERPNVTLDAEAVLIAGTSSCIVRLSSEPVSGTGCWGAFRDAAIAGLWLTEAGQSASGAFLDHIVTQHPAGGIPMKARHRAILDGIAECLASEGPDFGLPISVLPDLHGTRSPVSDPMLTGTIAGLDLDRSERSLLRLYWRSCVALACSIRHIIDHQPRRAGAPRQLLLAGGLADHPLLAQLYADATGCDVFVPIDCDAVLLGCALHAAVAAGAFSTSAEAGSRMRYAMKHFPPSPKRQQALARDHALLLAMMRHREELATLASPQGRTPDAVSLAI, encoded by the coding sequence ATGCGTGAGCACCTCTTGGCCGTGGATGTTGGCACGGGCAGTGCACGGGCCGGGGTGTTTGATCTCAGCGGTCGGCAACTTGCCCGCTGTGTCGTCCCGATCAGCGTTCACCAGCCTCTGCCCAAGCATATGGAGCAGGACAGCGAAGAGATCTGGGCGGCAGTCTGCAGCGCGGTTAAGTCTGCCCTTGCCGAGAGCGGAATTTCTGCTGACGAAATCCTGGCCCTCGGGTTCGATGCCACATGTTCGCTTGTCGTGCGTGACCGCGATGGACGCCCGCTTTCGGTCTCAGAAACACGCTCGCCGAACCTCGACACCATCTTGTGGATGGACCATCGAGCGCTCGAGGAAACCGAATACTGCAACGCGATCGCCGATCCGCTGCTCGAACGCTTTGGCGGACGGCTTTCGGTCGAGATGCAGATCCCGAAACTGCTCTGGCTCAAAAGGCACAGAGCGGATCTCTGGGCCGAAAGCGCACAAATCTTCGATCTCTGCGACTTCCTGACCTGGCGCGCGACCGGCTCCGAGAAACGCAGCCATTCAGCGCTCGCCTCGAAATGGGGCTATATGCCGGAGGCGCCCGGTGGGCCACCGATCGACTACTACCGGAAAGTTGGACTCGGCGATGTCATGGAGCGAGCGGGGCTGCCGCCCCTTTCGGAACGGCCGGGTCAGGCGATCGGCTGCCTCTCCCGAACCAGCGCCGCGGAACTTGGTCTCGACGAGCAGTGCCTTGTCGCCGCGGGGCTGATCGATGCTTACGCGGGAACTATCGGCCTCTTCGCCGCGGGGGAACGGCCGAACGTCACGCTCGATGCCGAAGCCGTGCTGATTGCAGGCACTTCGAGCTGCATCGTGCGGCTTTCGAGCGAGCCTGTGTCCGGCACCGGCTGCTGGGGCGCCTTTCGGGATGCCGCGATTGCCGGCCTCTGGTTGACGGAGGCCGGGCAGTCTGCCTCGGGTGCCTTCCTGGACCACATTGTAACGCAACATCCGGCCGGCGGGATTCCCATGAAGGCACGCCACCGGGCAATCCTCGACGGGATCGCCGAGTGTCTGGCAAGCGAAGGCCCAGATTTCGGCCTGCCGATCAGCGTCCTGCCGGACCTGCACGGTACACGCTCACCCGTGTCCGATCCGATGCTCACCGGGACAATCGCGGGGCTCGATCTCGATCGCAGTGAGCGCTCCCTTCTCAGGCTCTACTGGAGAAGCTGCGTGGCGCTTGCCTGCAGCATCCGCCACATCATCGACCATCAGCCGCGCCGTGCGGGCGCGCCGAGACAGCTTCTGTTGGCCGGCGGCCTGGCCGACCATCCGCTTCTGGCGCAACTCTATGCCGATGCGACCGGCTGCGATGTCTTCGTGCCGATCGACTGCGACGCCGTTCTGCTCGGCTGCGCACTGCATGCGGCTGTTGCCGCTGGCGCCTTTTCGACTTCTGCCGAAGCGGGGAGCCGGATGCGGTATGCCATGAAGCACTTTCCTCCATCGCCGAAGCGGCAACAGGCTCTCGCGCGAGATCACGCGCTGCTCTTGGCCATGATGCGGCATCGCGAAGAACTCGCGACGCTTGCAAGCCCTCAAGGCAGAACGCCGGACGCCGTTTCCCTGGCCATCTGA
- the hutF gene encoding formimidoylglutamate deiminase, protein MKASQSLFCERVLLPEGWASDVTIGIDQSGSIATIERGTVYGPDSTMLAGPVVPALQNLHSHGFQRAMAGLAEIAGSTDDSFWTWRDTMYRLVGQMSPDDVEAVTTKLYSELLKGGFGHVTEFHYFHHALPEVSTSDGFEMSSRILRSAETAGIGLTHLPVFYAHAGFGGIEPNAGQRPFIHSVDSFLALLDRLAPACTTADVRLGLAIHSLRAATPDEMRAVLSAEQTGGPIHIHVAEQEREVEDCLAWSGRRPVSYLLDEFALDERWCAIHATHMTAEETARLAKSGAVAGLCPATEANLGDGIYPATEFTALGGRFGIGTDSHVATSVAEELRVLEYGQRLRDRRRNRLVSGPGASVGRTLIDASLSGGAQAAGLKTSGIRVGARADLVVLDGANPFIAAAKDDQILDRWIFALGSEAVRDVMVRGNFVVREGRHRAEERIDGDFARALKRILQ, encoded by the coding sequence ATGAAAGCTTCTCAAAGTCTGTTCTGTGAGCGCGTGCTTCTGCCCGAGGGCTGGGCAAGCGATGTGACAATCGGGATCGATCAGAGCGGCTCGATAGCCACGATCGAACGCGGCACGGTGTATGGGCCAGATTCAACCATGCTGGCCGGACCCGTGGTTCCAGCACTGCAAAACCTGCATTCTCACGGGTTTCAGCGGGCAATGGCCGGTCTCGCCGAGATCGCCGGCTCAACCGATGACAGCTTCTGGACATGGCGTGACACCATGTATCGGCTGGTCGGGCAGATGTCGCCTGACGATGTCGAGGCTGTTACGACAAAGTTGTATAGTGAACTTCTGAAAGGTGGTTTCGGTCATGTCACTGAATTTCACTATTTCCACCATGCTCTGCCTGAGGTCAGCACGTCCGACGGCTTCGAGATGTCCAGCCGTATCCTGCGTTCGGCCGAGACGGCCGGGATAGGCCTGACGCACCTGCCGGTCTTCTATGCCCATGCCGGCTTCGGAGGGATCGAGCCCAATGCAGGACAGCGTCCGTTCATTCATAGCGTCGACAGTTTCCTGGCTCTTCTCGATCGGCTGGCGCCTGCTTGCACGACTGCCGATGTGCGCCTTGGTCTGGCAATCCATTCGCTGCGGGCTGCGACGCCGGACGAGATGCGCGCGGTGCTCTCGGCGGAGCAAACTGGCGGGCCCATCCATATTCATGTGGCCGAACAGGAACGGGAGGTGGAGGACTGCCTTGCCTGGAGCGGCCGCCGTCCGGTCAGCTATCTGCTCGACGAGTTTGCGCTCGACGAGCGCTGGTGTGCCATCCATGCGACGCACATGACTGCGGAGGAAACGGCACGGCTGGCGAAGTCAGGTGCGGTCGCGGGTCTCTGCCCGGCCACCGAAGCCAATCTCGGCGACGGGATCTATCCCGCAACGGAATTCACGGCCCTGGGCGGGCGCTTCGGGATCGGCACGGACAGCCATGTCGCAACCTCGGTGGCGGAAGAATTGCGCGTGCTGGAATATGGGCAGCGGCTGCGCGATCGACGCCGCAACCGGCTTGTATCCGGTCCTGGCGCCTCGGTCGGCCGCACGCTGATCGACGCAAGCCTGTCCGGCGGTGCTCAGGCTGCGGGTCTCAAGACGAGCGGTATTCGCGTCGGCGCGCGCGCCGATCTCGTCGTGCTCGACGGTGCCAACCCTTTCATCGCCGCTGCCAAAGACGATCAGATCCTCGACCGCTGGATCTTTGCGCTCGGCAGCGAGGCCGTGCGCGACGTGATGGTTCGCGGGAACTTCGTGGTTCGGGAGGGTCGCCACCGTGCCGAAGAGCGCATCGACGGCGACTTTGCCCGCGCGCTGAAGAGGATCCTGCAATGA
- a CDS encoding HAL/PAL/TAL family ammonia-lyase: protein MVQTITLDKVLTSDAIAAIAEGARLALSETARQRILDARAVVDALVDQGIRGYGINTGVGALCDVVIDREEQASLSRNLLFSHSCGVGEPLGRVETRAIMAAQVANFAHGYSGIRLEVVETLIALLNKDMLPVIPSRGSVGYLTHGAAIGLVLIGSGECRHDGKLISGADALAALDIKPLVLQAKEGLSLINGTPCATGLASLAVTRLAHLVDWADAAAAMTYENLGAQSDPFAEMPLSLRKSDGLQQVGQNLRTLLAGSALLAESAGKRTQDPLSLRAVPHVHGAVRDALAEARAVVDRELASVTDNPAVSGSPEDPKVHSQAHAVGAALGLAMDHLATAAAELAAISERRIDRLVNPLVSGLPAFLASGSGVESGFMIIQYTAAALVAENRRLAMPASLDGGITSGLQEDILTHATPAAAKALAILDNLETVLAIELTAAAQAHDLQPSKAKRAAMTQRIHELIRQAVPFYRDDRPLNSDIQQIRTLLKTTAVWSESEGA, encoded by the coding sequence ATGGTGCAGACGATCACTCTCGATAAGGTGCTGACTTCAGATGCGATCGCCGCGATTGCCGAGGGCGCCAGGCTGGCCTTAAGCGAAACGGCGCGGCAGCGGATTCTCGATGCCCGCGCGGTCGTCGATGCTCTGGTCGACCAGGGTATCCGCGGCTATGGCATCAATACCGGTGTTGGCGCACTCTGCGACGTGGTCATCGATCGCGAGGAGCAGGCGTCACTCTCCCGCAATCTGTTGTTCAGCCATTCCTGTGGTGTCGGTGAACCGCTCGGGCGGGTCGAAACACGCGCCATCATGGCAGCCCAGGTCGCCAATTTCGCGCATGGTTATTCGGGCATCCGGCTTGAGGTTGTCGAGACACTCATCGCCCTCCTGAACAAGGATATGCTTCCGGTGATCCCGTCCAGGGGTTCCGTCGGTTACCTGACGCATGGCGCGGCCATCGGGCTGGTCCTGATCGGATCAGGCGAATGCCGTCATGACGGCAAGCTAATATCGGGCGCAGACGCGCTGGCCGCGCTTGATATCAAGCCGCTGGTGCTCCAGGCGAAGGAAGGTCTGAGCCTGATCAACGGTACACCCTGCGCCACCGGCCTTGCTTCGCTTGCCGTCACCAGGCTCGCGCATCTCGTCGACTGGGCAGATGCAGCAGCGGCGATGACCTATGAGAACCTCGGCGCGCAGAGCGATCCATTTGCAGAAATGCCGCTTTCCCTGCGGAAGTCCGATGGGCTGCAGCAGGTCGGGCAGAACTTGCGGACATTGCTGGCCGGAAGCGCGCTTCTGGCGGAATCTGCGGGCAAGCGGACGCAGGATCCGCTCAGCCTCAGGGCCGTGCCGCATGTGCATGGCGCAGTGCGCGATGCGCTCGCGGAGGCCCGCGCGGTGGTGGATCGGGAGCTTGCGAGCGTCACCGACAACCCCGCCGTGAGCGGATCGCCTGAAGACCCGAAAGTGCATTCGCAGGCGCATGCGGTCGGTGCCGCCCTTGGGCTCGCCATGGATCATCTGGCGACGGCCGCAGCCGAACTCGCCGCCATTTCCGAGCGGCGGATCGACCGCCTGGTCAACCCGCTGGTGAGCGGTCTGCCGGCCTTTCTCGCATCGGGCAGCGGTGTCGAATCCGGCTTCATGATCATTCAGTATACAGCGGCAGCACTGGTGGCGGAAAACCGCCGGCTGGCGATGCCGGCAAGCCTTGACGGTGGCATCACATCCGGCCTGCAGGAAGACATCCTGACCCATGCGACGCCAGCAGCTGCCAAGGCGCTCGCCATCCTCGACAATCTCGAGACGGTGCTTGCCATCGAACTGACCGCCGCCGCGCAGGCCCATGACCTGCAGCCCTCCAAGGCCAAGAGAGCTGCGATGACGCAACGGATCCATGAGCTGATCCGCCAAGCGGTGCCCTTCTACCGGGACGACCGGCCCTTGAACAGCGACATCCAGCAGATCCGGACACTCCTGAAGACGACGGCCGTCTGGTCCGAAAGCGAGGGCGCATGA
- the hutI gene encoding imidazolonepropionase, whose translation MTIVLTNAQLATMSPDRPGLGMIENGRVMIEGGRIVAVGEADEIAIPGSAEVIDCEGRWVTPGLIDCHTHLVHAGNRAKEFEMRLAGASYEEIARAGGGIVSSVRQVREASEEDLVTQTLPRLDALIAEGVTTVEVKSGYGLTVEDELKMLRAARQLGDERRVAVTTTYLGAHATPADYKGRNRDFIEDVVLPGLRAAKVQGLVDAVDGFCEGIAFSPDEMRLVFDAAKSLGLPVKLHADQLSNLHGAALAAEYQALSADHLEYTDEEGASAMTRAGTVAVLLPGAYYFIRETKKPPIELFRKHGTAMALATDCNPGTSPLTSLLLTMNMAATLFHMTVEECLLGMSRNAARALGRLDTVGTIEVGKQADLAIWSVESPAELVYRIGFNPLHQRIWNGHITKGILS comes from the coding sequence ATGACGATTGTACTCACCAATGCACAACTCGCGACCATGTCGCCTGACCGGCCAGGGCTCGGCATGATCGAGAATGGCAGGGTGATGATCGAGGGCGGGCGGATTGTCGCTGTCGGCGAGGCGGACGAGATCGCGATCCCCGGTAGCGCCGAGGTGATCGACTGCGAGGGGCGCTGGGTGACGCCGGGCCTGATCGATTGCCATACGCATCTGGTGCATGCCGGCAATCGCGCCAAAGAATTCGAGATGCGTCTTGCCGGCGCTTCCTACGAGGAAATTGCGCGCGCCGGCGGCGGTATCGTCTCGTCGGTGCGCCAGGTGCGCGAGGCGAGCGAGGAGGATCTTGTCACCCAAACCCTTCCCCGGCTTGATGCGTTGATCGCCGAGGGCGTGACGACCGTTGAGGTCAAGTCCGGCTATGGGCTCACCGTTGAAGACGAGCTCAAGATGCTGCGTGCTGCGCGTCAGCTCGGAGACGAGCGTCGGGTCGCCGTCACCACAACCTATCTCGGAGCGCATGCAACGCCTGCGGACTACAAGGGGCGCAATCGCGACTTCATCGAAGACGTCGTACTGCCGGGCCTGAGGGCTGCCAAGGTGCAAGGACTGGTCGATGCGGTGGACGGCTTTTGCGAAGGCATCGCCTTTTCGCCGGATGAGATGCGGCTTGTCTTCGATGCGGCGAAATCTCTCGGACTGCCGGTGAAACTGCATGCGGATCAGCTGTCGAACCTCCATGGGGCGGCGCTGGCAGCCGAGTATCAGGCGCTCTCGGCAGACCATCTGGAATACACCGATGAAGAGGGTGCTTCCGCGATGACACGGGCCGGAACCGTCGCCGTGTTGCTGCCCGGCGCCTATTACTTCATCCGCGAGACGAAGAAGCCGCCGATCGAGCTCTTTCGCAAACATGGAACGGCCATGGCGCTTGCCACGGACTGCAATCCGGGCACCTCGCCGCTCACCTCCCTGCTGCTGACCATGAACATGGCGGCCACGCTGTTTCACATGACGGTTGAGGAATGCCTTCTCGGCATGAGCCGCAATGCCGCCCGCGCGCTCGGACGTCTCGACACGGTCGGCACCATCGAGGTCGGCAAGCAGGCCGACCTTGCCATCTGGTCGGTCGAGAGCCCGGCGGAACTTGTCTACCGCATCGGCTTCAACCCGCTGCATCAGCGCATCTGGAACGGCCACATCACCAAAGGAATTCTGTCGTGA
- the hutH gene encoding histidine ammonia-lyase yields MTITLHPGRVSLAELAEIYWSGESAVLDRSFDAGIEKAAARIAEIAAGNAPVYGINTGFGKLASIKIDAADTETLQRNLILSHCCGVGQPLANNIVRLIMALKLISLGRGASGVRLELVRLIEGMLAKGVTPLIPEKGSVGASGDLAPLAHMAAVMMGEAEAFFEGERLSGAEALKRAGLTPVVLAAKEGLALINGTQASTALALAGLFRAHRAAQAALITGALSTDAAMGSSAPFTADIHTLRGHKGQIDTAAALRGLLADSVIRESHLDGDERVQDPYCIRCQPQVDGACLDLLRMTGRTLEIEANAVTDNPLVLSDMSVVSGGNFHAEPVAFAADQIAIAVCEIGAIAQRRIALLVDPALSYGLPAFLAKKPGLNSGLMIAEVTSAALMSENKQMAHPASVDSTPTSANQEDHVSMACHGARRLLQMTDNLFSIIGIEALTAAQGVEFREPLTTSPELRRVISTLRAHVATLEEDRYMAPDLEAAGRLVADGTLVSAVSAGLLPGLEG; encoded by the coding sequence GTGACCATTACGCTTCACCCCGGCCGCGTCTCTCTCGCCGAACTGGCTGAGATCTACTGGAGCGGCGAAAGTGCCGTGCTCGACCGCAGCTTCGACGCCGGCATTGAGAAGGCGGCCGCACGGATTGCGGAAATCGCCGCCGGCAACGCGCCGGTCTACGGCATCAATACCGGCTTCGGCAAACTCGCCTCGATCAAGATCGACGCGGCCGATACGGAGACACTGCAGCGTAATCTGATCCTGTCGCATTGCTGCGGCGTGGGCCAGCCGCTGGCGAACAATATCGTGCGCTTGATCATGGCGCTTAAGCTGATCTCGCTCGGTCGCGGCGCCTCTGGTGTCCGCCTGGAACTGGTTCGCCTCATCGAGGGCATGCTGGCAAAAGGCGTCACCCCGCTCATCCCGGAAAAGGGCTCCGTCGGCGCATCCGGTGATCTCGCGCCGCTCGCGCATATGGCCGCCGTGATGATGGGCGAGGCGGAAGCCTTCTTTGAGGGCGAACGGCTCTCCGGCGCCGAGGCGCTGAAGCGCGCGGGGCTGACGCCCGTCGTGCTGGCGGCCAAGGAAGGTCTGGCGCTGATCAACGGGACGCAGGCCTCCACCGCGCTGGCGCTGGCCGGCCTGTTCCGCGCCCATCGCGCCGCACAGGCGGCGTTGATCACAGGTGCGCTCTCGACGGATGCCGCCATGGGCTCGTCGGCACCCTTCACCGCCGACATCCATACGCTGCGCGGCCACAAGGGCCAGATCGATACGGCAGCCGCTTTGCGCGGCCTGCTCGCCGATTCGGTGATCCGGGAAAGCCATCTGGACGGCGACGAGCGTGTGCAGGATCCCTATTGCATCCGTTGCCAGCCGCAGGTCGACGGCGCCTGCCTCGATCTGTTGCGCATGACCGGGCGCACGCTCGAGATCGAGGCGAACGCCGTCACCGACAATCCGCTGGTGCTTTCCGACATGAGCGTCGTCTCGGGCGGCAACTTCCATGCGGAGCCCGTGGCCTTCGCCGCCGACCAGATCGCGATTGCCGTTTGCGAAATCGGCGCGATCGCACAACGGCGCATCGCGTTGCTGGTCGATCCGGCCCTCTCCTACGGGCTGCCGGCCTTCCTTGCCAAGAAACCGGGGCTCAACTCCGGTCTGATGATCGCGGAAGTTACGTCGGCTGCCTTGATGAGTGAAAACAAGCAGATGGCCCATCCGGCCTCGGTCGATTCGACGCCGACATCCGCCAATCAGGAAGACCATGTCTCGATGGCCTGCCATGGGGCACGGCGCCTACTGCAGATGACCGACAACCTCTTCTCGATCATCGGCATCGAGGCGCTGACCGCCGCCCAGGGCGTGGAATTCCGCGAGCCCCTGACGACGAGCCCGGAACTGAGACGTGTCATCTCCACCTTGCGTGCCCATGTCGCCACACTGGAAGAGGACCGCTACATGGCGCCCGATCTCGAGGCTGCCGGTCGCCTGGTGGCGGATGGGACCTTGGTTTCGGCCGTCTCCGCCGGATTGCTGCCGGGGCTGGAGGGCTGA
- the hutG gene encoding N-formylglutamate deformylase, producing the protein MAVFEITQGNSPVILAFPHTGTDVPPAIWDRLDDNGKLLADTDWHIHELYAGLLPDATTVRATFHRYVIDANRDPDGVSLYPGQNTTGLVPETDFDGVAIWKSGEEPSEGDIADRLAGFHQPYHAALKAEIERVKALHGVAVLYDCHSIRSLIPFLFEGPLPDFNIGTDMGRTCDVRIEKAAAEIAGRAEGYRSVVNGRFKGGWTTRHYGRPETGVHAIQMELAQITHLAIEAPPFAYDAGKAEALRRHLKDILTTIEAIALDLKR; encoded by the coding sequence ATGGCCGTCTTCGAAATCACCCAAGGCAACTCGCCCGTCATTCTCGCCTTCCCGCATACGGGCACGGATGTCCCACCCGCGATCTGGGATCGGCTTGATGACAACGGCAAACTGCTGGCCGATACCGACTGGCATATCCATGAGCTCTATGCCGGGTTGTTGCCGGATGCGACGACGGTCCGGGCGACCTTCCATCGCTATGTGATCGATGCGAACCGCGACCCTGATGGCGTGAGCCTCTATCCGGGGCAGAACACCACCGGCCTCGTTCCGGAAACGGATTTCGACGGGGTGGCGATCTGGAAAAGCGGCGAAGAGCCGAGCGAGGGCGATATCGCCGATCGGCTGGCAGGCTTCCATCAGCCCTATCATGCGGCGCTGAAGGCTGAAATCGAGCGCGTGAAAGCGTTGCATGGCGTGGCGGTGCTCTATGACTGCCATTCGATCCGTTCGTTGATCCCCTTCCTGTTTGAAGGGCCTCTGCCGGATTTCAACATCGGCACGGACATGGGCCGCACCTGCGATGTCAGGATCGAGAAAGCCGCCGCCGAGATCGCCGGTCGGGCCGAGGGCTACAGGTCTGTGGTCAACGGCCGCTTCAAAGGCGGCTGGACGACACGGCATTACGGGCGGCCGGAGACCGGCGTGCACGCCATCCAGATGGAACTGGCGCAGATCACGCATCTCGCCATCGAGGCACCACCCTTCGCCTATGACGCCGGAAAGGCCGAGGCGCTGCGACGCCATCTCAAGGACATTCTGACAACCATCGAAGCCATCGCGCTCGATCTGAAACGCTGA
- the hutU gene encoding urocanate hydratase, whose amino-acid sequence MSNPRHNIRDVRAATGTELSAKSWMTEAPLRMLMNNLDPDVAERPHELVVYGGIGRAARTWDDFDRIVETLKTLTEEETLIVQSGKPVGVFRTHKDAPRVLIANSNLVPHWATWDHFNELDKKGLAMYGQMTAGSWIYIGTQGIVQGTYETFVEAGRQHYNGNLKGKWILTGGLGGMGGAQPLAAVMAGACCLAVECDETRIDFRLRTRYVDAKAHTLDEALALIDQWTKAGEAKSVGLVGNAAEIFPELVRRGVRPDIVTDQTSAHDPIHGYLPLGWTVAEWRAKQESDPKAVEVAARASMKTHVQAMVDFWNRGIPTLDYGNNIRQVAKEEGFENAFAFPGFVPAYIRPLFCRGIGPFRWAALSGDPEDIYKTDAKVKELLPDNTHLHNWLDMARERIAFQGLPARICWVGLGDRHKLGLAFNEMVRTGELKAPVVIGRDHLDSGSVASPNRETEAMKDGSDAVSDWPLLNALLNCASGATWVSLHHGGGVGMGFSQHSGMVICADGTDDAARRLERVLWNDPATGVMRHADAGYDIALDCAKEKGLRLPGILGN is encoded by the coding sequence ATGAGCAATCCCAGACACAATATCCGCGACGTCCGCGCCGCCACCGGAACCGAACTCTCGGCCAAGAGCTGGATGACGGAAGCGCCGCTGCGCATGTTGATGAACAATCTCGATCCCGATGTTGCCGAGCGGCCGCATGAGTTGGTCGTTTATGGCGGCATCGGGCGTGCGGCCCGCACCTGGGACGATTTCGACAGGATTGTCGAGACGCTGAAGACGTTGACCGAAGAAGAGACGCTGATCGTCCAGTCGGGCAAGCCGGTCGGTGTGTTCCGCACCCACAAGGACGCGCCGCGCGTGCTGATCGCCAATTCCAACCTCGTGCCGCATTGGGCGACCTGGGATCACTTCAACGAGCTGGATAAAAAGGGGCTGGCCATGTACGGCCAGATGACCGCCGGCTCGTGGATCTATATCGGCACGCAGGGCATCGTGCAGGGCACCTATGAGACCTTCGTGGAGGCTGGCCGCCAGCACTACAACGGCAATCTCAAGGGCAAGTGGATCCTGACCGGAGGCCTTGGCGGCATGGGTGGTGCCCAGCCGCTCGCCGCCGTCATGGCCGGCGCCTGCTGCCTTGCCGTCGAATGCGACGAGACCCGCATCGATTTCCGCCTGCGCACCCGTTACGTCGACGCCAAGGCGCATACGCTGGACGAGGCGCTTGCCCTGATCGACCAGTGGACGAAGGCCGGCGAAGCCAAATCCGTCGGCCTCGTCGGCAATGCCGCCGAGATCTTCCCGGAACTCGTGCGTCGCGGCGTGCGCCCTGACATCGTCACCGACCAGACCTCGGCCCATGATCCAATCCATGGCTATCTGCCGCTCGGCTGGACGGTTGCCGAATGGCGGGCAAAGCAGGAAAGCGATCCGAAGGCGGTGGAAGTCGCCGCACGCGCCTCGATGAAGACCCATGTGCAGGCCATGGTCGACTTCTGGAACAGGGGCATTCCGACGCTCGACTACGGCAACAACATCCGCCAGGTCGCCAAGGAAGAAGGCTTCGAGAATGCCTTTGCCTTCCCCGGCTTCGTGCCGGCCTATATCCGCCCGCTCTTCTGCCGCGGCATCGGCCCGTTCCGCTGGGCGGCACTTTCGGGCGATCCGGAGGATATCTACAAGACCGATGCCAAGGTGAAGGAGCTGCTGCCCGACAACACGCATCTGCATAACTGGCTGGACATGGCACGCGAGCGCATCGCCTTCCAGGGTCTGCCCGCCCGCATCTGCTGGGTCGGCCTTGGCGATCGCCACAAGCTCGGCCTCGCCTTCAACGAGATGGTGCGGACTGGCGAGCTGAAGGCACCCGTCGTCATCGGACGTGACCATCTCGACAGCGGCTCCGTCGCCTCGCCGAATCGCGAGACGGAAGCGATGAAGGACGGCTCGGACGCCGTGTCCGACTGGCCGCTTCTGAACGCACTCCTGAACTGCGCCTCGGGTGCGACCTGGGTCTCGCTGCATCATGGCGGCGGCGTCGGCATGGGCTTTTCACAGCATTCCGGCATGGTCATCTGCGCCGATGGCACGGACGATGCTGCACGCCGGCTGGAGCGGGTGCTGTGGAACGATCCGGCGACCGGCGTGATGCGCCATGCCGATGCGGGCTATGACATCGCGCTCGACTGCGCCAAGGAAAAAGGCCTTCGTCTGCCCGGCATTCTCGGCAATTGA
- a CDS encoding HutD/Ves family protein — translation MSIRIQRFDEHLKMPWKNGLGITREVISRPASDGAGGFDWRISLATVGTSGPFSVFAGIDRTIAVLQGDGMQLTVDGRQEPPLLVESPPFAFSGDSEVQADCLGGETLDLNVMSRRGFFVHSMTKIDVSAAQTLSVSGDTVAIVFRGDALVAIDSMGSEVGLGDIMISEQVPFEFTVEPRAADCTLYRVEMIAVLDRASGPEPVA, via the coding sequence ATGTCCATCCGCATCCAGCGCTTCGACGAGCACCTGAAGATGCCCTGGAAAAACGGGCTGGGGATCACCCGCGAGGTGATCTCCAGGCCTGCTTCGGATGGAGCCGGCGGGTTCGACTGGCGAATCAGTCTTGCGACCGTCGGGACCTCCGGTCCGTTCTCGGTCTTTGCCGGGATCGACAGGACGATAGCCGTTCTGCAAGGCGACGGCATGCAGTTGACGGTCGATGGGAGGCAGGAGCCGCCGCTACTCGTGGAATCGCCTCCCTTCGCCTTTTCCGGCGATTCGGAAGTGCAGGCCGATTGTCTTGGCGGCGAAACCCTCGATCTCAATGTCATGAGCCGTCGCGGGTTTTTCGTTCATAGCATGACGAAGATCGACGTCTCAGCCGCACAGACGCTTTCGGTGTCGGGGGACACCGTCGCAATCGTGTTTCGGGGTGATGCCCTTGTTGCGATCGATAGCATGGGATCGGAAGTCGGGCTCGGCGATATCATGATCTCAGAGCAGGTACCGTTTGAGTTCACCGTCGAGCCTCGCGCGGCTGATTGCACGCTCTACCGCGTCGAAATGATTGCCGTTCTGGATCGGGCCTCCGGTCCCGAACCGGTTGCCTAG